The window GCGCTAAGAGGAGGCTTTACAGCTGTGAACCTCATGGCAAATACAAAGCCTGTTTGCAGTAGTATGGAAACAGTAGAATATGTATTAGATAAGTCTAAAAAAATTGGGATGATAGATGTACATCAATGCGTGTCTATAACTGATGGATTCAATGGAATAAGCACAGCACATCTTGATAGTATAGATGATAGAGTAAAAATCATATCAGACGATGGAAATGGAGTGGAAAATAATGTAGCTATGCTAGAGGCTATGCTAAAAGCAGCAGAAAAAAATCTTATTGTAATGTCGCATGCTGAGAATAGAGAAATAAGTAAATACGATACAAGACTGTCAGAGAACATAATGACATCTAGAGATATAGAGTTAGCTGAAAAGACTAATGCAAGACTGCATATTGCCCATGTAAGTACAAAAGAGGCATTAAAATATATTGTTGAAGGTAAGAAAAAGGGACTAAGGATCACCTGTGAAGTGACTCCACATCATATTGCTTTAGATGATAGTACTAAGTATACTGTAAATCCTCCACTTAGAACAGATGAGGATAAGCAGTTTCTTATAAAAGGCATAAAGAATGGTTGGGTAGATGTTATAGCTACTGATCATGCACCACATAGTCAATTAGATAAAGAGAAAGGTGCTCCTGGAATATCTGGGCTAGAAACAGCCTTTTCAGTATGCTTCACAGGGTTAGTGAAAGAAGGACATATTTCCCTAAAAAGATTATCTGATCTTATGTCAAATAATCCTGCTAAGCTCATGGGGTTAAATAAAGGACAAATTAAAGAAGGTTTTGATGGAGATTTAATTCTAGTAGATATTGAAAGAATGTATGAAATAAATTCCTATGAATTTGCATCAAAGGGGAAAAACACTCCTTTTAATGGTAAAAGGGTTTGGGGAAGTATAGAGGCAACTATTAAAGCTGGAAGGATAGTATATATGAGAAAGGAGCTAGATTATGATAATAGATAGATTGTATGAGTCAGTAGCAGAAAAAGGTGTAGTTTGCGTGGGGTTAGATACTTCTATTGATTATATTCCTGAAGAGGTTATTAAGAGATTTTCTTCAATATCAGATGCAATATTTGAGTTTAACAAAAGAATAGTAGATGCAACTCACGATATTGTTGCATGTTATAAAATTCAAATTGCATACTATGAAGCTTTTGGAATTGAAGGTTTAATAGCATATAAAAAGACAATTAAATATATTAAGGAAAGAAACTCTTTAGTAATAGCAGACGTAAAAAGGGGAGATATTTCAAAAACAGCTGAAATGTATGCCAAGGCGCATTTTGAAGGAGATTTTGAAAGTGACTTTATAACCTTAAATCCTTATATGGGCATGGATAGCATAAAGCCATATCTAAGCTATGTAAGAGATAAGGAAAAAGGATTATTCATCTTGATTAGAACTTCAAATGAAGGTGCTTATGATATTCAATATATAAAAGATTACAACAAGAATACAGTCTATAAAATAGTAGGAGATAAAATTAAAGATTTAGGCAAGGAGTATATGGGAAAATGTGGATATAGCTCAATAGGAGGAGTTGTAGGATGTACTCATTCTGATGAAGCTAAGGATATTAGAGGGAACTTAGACAATATGTTCTTCCTTATTCCTGGATATGGAGCTCAGGGAGGTAGGGTAGAAGATGTAGTTAGATATTTAAAGCATGGAAATGGCGGAATAGTAAACTCATCTAGGAATATTCTGCTTGCTTATAAAAAACATGACAATGAAAATGCCTTTGATGTCTATGCTAGACAAGAGGCATTATCCATGAGGGAGGCCATAAATGATGCAGTCAAGGCATATAAAGACTAAAATCATTGATAACAAAGAAATAGTAAAGGGAATCTTTAAAATGACTTTAGCAGGTGATCTTCAAGGGAAACCAGGACAATTCTATATGTTAAGGGCATGGGATATGGAACCATTCTTATCTAGACCTATTAGCATCCACAATCTAGATAAAGAGAAAATAGAATTTCTTTATGAAGTTAGAGGAAAAGGTACTGAACTATTTAGTCAACTAAAAAGAGCTGACTATATTAACCTTACAGGTCCTTTAGGTAATGGATTCAATATAGATAATATCCAAGGTAAAGTAGCTATTGTAACAGGTGGAATTGGGATTGCACCAATGTATTATACGGCAAAACAATTAAGAAACTGTAAAGTTGATTTCTATGCAGGCTTTAGAGAACAAGTATATTTAATAGATGAAATAAAGAGTATTGTCAATGAAATTTATATTTCAACTGATACTGGTAAGTTTGGACATAAAGGTTATATAACAGATATTTTTGACTCTAGAAAATATGATATTATACTAAGCTGTGGACCAAGCATAATGATGGAAAAGGTAATAAAGTCCAGCCTAGCTAATAATAAAAGGATTTACATTTCCCAGGAAAACCATATGGCATGTGGTATTGGTGCTTGTCTAGGATGTACCTGTAAGACTAATAAGGGTATGAAGACAGTATGTAAGGATGGTCCAATATTCAATGGTGAGGATGTGATACTTCATGCTTAAGGTAGATATATGTGGTGTCGAATTTAAAAATCCTGTAATAGCAGCATCTGGAACATTTGGATTTGGGAGAGAATATTCGAATTACTTTGATGTTTCTAAACTAGGAGGCATATGTACTAAAGGTTTAACCTTGTATGAGAAGCAGGGTAACGAAGGAATTAGGATTTATGAGACAACTGGAGGATTAATAAACAGTATAGGACTCCAAAATCCAGGCATGGATAATTTTATAGCAAATGAACTACCATTTATGAATGAACTTGATACAGTAGTCATTGCAAATCTAGGAGGAGGAAGTATAGAGGAGTATGTAAAGGGAATAGAGAAACTAAACAAAACTAGTGTGGATTTTGTAGAACTTAATATATCATGCCCTAATGTTAAAGCTGGGGGCATGGCATTTGGAATTAAGTCTAATATAGCCTATGAAATAGTTAAAGAGATAAAAAGAGTGTCAGAAAAACCAGTTATTATAAAATTATCACCTAACGCAGAAGATATAGTTGATATGGCAATTAAATGCTGTGATGCTGGAGCAGATGCATTGTCCCTTGTAAATACTTTTAAGGCAATGGCTATAGATATATATAAGAAAAAACCAGTGTTTAATAATATCTTTGCAGGATTATCAGGTCCAGCTATTAAACCAATAGCTTTGAGATTGGTTTATGAAGTATCAGAGGCAGTAAATATTCCTGTAATTGGAATAGGTGGAATCACGAACTGGAAAGATGCAATCGAGTTTATAATGGCTGGAGCAGATGCTATTCAAGTTGGTAGTGCTAACTTTATAAAGCCAGATATATCCTTAGATATAGTTCAAGGGATAAAAGATTTTTTAACCAAAGAAGGGATTAAATCTGTTAATGAAATCAAAGGAATAGCAAGGAGGGGATAATATGGTATTAGATATTTTGAAAAGAACAGAGGCTTTATTAGAAGGTCATTTTTTATTATCATCAGGAAAGCATAGTGACAGATATATTCAATGCGCTAAGGTTCTTCAATACCCAGAAGAAGCTGGTAAGGTTTTAAAAGTAGTAGTTGACCAGATAAAAGACTTTGATGTAGATATTGTACTTGGGCCTGCAATGGGAGGAGTGCTAGTAGCTTACGAAATTGGAAGGCAGTTAGGTAAAAAAGCCATATTTACAGAGCGAGATAAGACATCTGATATAATGGTTTTGAGAAGAGGTTTTGAGATAAAAAAAGGTGATAAGGTATTAATTGCTGAAGATGTAGTGACTACAGGGAAGTCTGCTTTAGAAGCTATAGAAGTAGTTAAAAAATTTGGTGGAGAGATATTAGGAATTGCATGCATAGCAGATAGGAGCAAAGAAAAACTGCAATATCCAGTATATAGTGCAATTAAACTAGATATAGAAAGCTATGATAAAGACCATTGTCCACTTTGTAATAAAGGTATTCCATATATTAAACCAGGAAGTAGAGAAAAAATATAGCGGCTTTTCAGCCGTTATATTTTTTCATTTAAGATATATAAAATTCCAACAGTATTAGGCCCGCAATGACTGGATATAACACATCCAGCATCAGTAATTATAATTTCCTCAACATCTAAGCTTTCTTCCAATTTTTTCTTAAGAAACATGGCATCTTGTAGACCTTCAGTATGAGTAACAAATACTCTTTTCTTGTCCATATTATCCTTATCTTTAAGAGCATTATTGAGCATGGTTTCAAGAATCTTTTCTCTTTTTCCTCTTGCTTTCTGACCTACTATCATTCCACCATCAACTACCTTAATTATAGGTCTAATTCTTAACATGCTCCCCATTAAAGCTTGAAGAGAAGAGCATCTTCCTCCTTTGTGCAGATAGTCTAATGTATCTGGCACAAAAGCTGTTTCTACCTTAGGTACTAGTTCTCGTATCTTTTCTGCTATTTCTTCTACTCCTAAATTTTCCTTTACTAAATCCACTGCTTTCATAACAAGAAGCCCTATTCCAGTAGATAAATTAAATGAGTCCACAATTTCAATTTTTGCATCTGGAAATTCAGAAGCAGCTATTTTTGCATTTTGCAATGTTGATGATAATTTGGATGAAAGTGCTATATAAAGTATATCTTTTCCTTCCTCAACAAATGGTCTAAAAGCATTGATAAAGTCCAAAGGTGATGGAGCAGAGGTTTTAGGAAGCTTGCTGCACTTATCTACTTTAG of the Proteiniborus sp. DW1 genome contains:
- the pyrF gene encoding orotidine-5'-phosphate decarboxylase — translated: MIIDRLYESVAEKGVVCVGLDTSIDYIPEEVIKRFSSISDAIFEFNKRIVDATHDIVACYKIQIAYYEAFGIEGLIAYKKTIKYIKERNSLVIADVKRGDISKTAEMYAKAHFEGDFESDFITLNPYMGMDSIKPYLSYVRDKEKGLFILIRTSNEGAYDIQYIKDYNKNTVYKIVGDKIKDLGKEYMGKCGYSSIGGVVGCTHSDEAKDIRGNLDNMFFLIPGYGAQGGRVEDVVRYLKHGNGGIVNSSRNILLAYKKHDNENAFDVYARQEALSMREAINDAVKAYKD
- the pyrE gene encoding orotate phosphoribosyltransferase, which gives rise to MVLDILKRTEALLEGHFLLSSGKHSDRYIQCAKVLQYPEEAGKVLKVVVDQIKDFDVDIVLGPAMGGVLVAYEIGRQLGKKAIFTERDKTSDIMVLRRGFEIKKGDKVLIAEDVVTTGKSALEAIEVVKKFGGEILGIACIADRSKEKLQYPVYSAIKLDIESYDKDHCPLCNKGIPYIKPGSREKI
- a CDS encoding dihydroorotate dehydrogenase: MLKVDICGVEFKNPVIAASGTFGFGREYSNYFDVSKLGGICTKGLTLYEKQGNEGIRIYETTGGLINSIGLQNPGMDNFIANELPFMNELDTVVIANLGGGSIEEYVKGIEKLNKTSVDFVELNISCPNVKAGGMAFGIKSNIAYEIVKEIKRVSEKPVIIKLSPNAEDIVDMAIKCCDAGADALSLVNTFKAMAIDIYKKKPVFNNIFAGLSGPAIKPIALRLVYEVSEAVNIPVIGIGGITNWKDAIEFIMAGADAIQVGSANFIKPDISLDIVQGIKDFLTKEGIKSVNEIKGIARRG
- a CDS encoding DegV family protein → MSKVKIFADSTCDLSRDLIESNDISIVPLYVGFDDSSYKDGVEISTKELYAKVDKCSKLPKTSAPSPLDFINAFRPFVEEGKDILYIALSSKLSSTLQNAKIAASEFPDAKIEIVDSFNLSTGIGLLVMKAVDLVKENLGVEEIAEKIRELVPKVETAFVPDTLDYLHKGGRCSSLQALMGSMLRIRPIIKVVDGGMIVGQKARGKREKILETMLNNALKDKDNMDKKRVFVTHTEGLQDAMFLKKKLEESLDVEEIIITDAGCVISSHCGPNTVGILYILNEKI
- a CDS encoding dihydroorotate dehydrogenase electron transfer subunit; the protein is MQSRHIKTKIIDNKEIVKGIFKMTLAGDLQGKPGQFYMLRAWDMEPFLSRPISIHNLDKEKIEFLYEVRGKGTELFSQLKRADYINLTGPLGNGFNIDNIQGKVAIVTGGIGIAPMYYTAKQLRNCKVDFYAGFREQVYLIDEIKSIVNEIYISTDTGKFGHKGYITDIFDSRKYDIILSCGPSIMMEKVIKSSLANNKRIYISQENHMACGIGACLGCTCKTNKGMKTVCKDGPIFNGEDVILHA
- a CDS encoding dihydroorotase, yielding MELLIKGTRVIDSDKDCFLDVYINNGIIERIDSNIQKNCKTIRAEGLILLPSFIDMHCHFREPGFEYKEDLLTGSHSALRGGFTAVNLMANTKPVCSSMETVEYVLDKSKKIGMIDVHQCVSITDGFNGISTAHLDSIDDRVKIISDDGNGVENNVAMLEAMLKAAEKNLIVMSHAENREISKYDTRLSENIMTSRDIELAEKTNARLHIAHVSTKEALKYIVEGKKKGLRITCEVTPHHIALDDSTKYTVNPPLRTDEDKQFLIKGIKNGWVDVIATDHAPHSQLDKEKGAPGISGLETAFSVCFTGLVKEGHISLKRLSDLMSNNPAKLMGLNKGQIKEGFDGDLILVDIERMYEINSYEFASKGKNTPFNGKRVWGSIEATIKAGRIVYMRKELDYDNR